Proteins co-encoded in one Christiangramia fulva genomic window:
- a CDS encoding CvfB family protein, with translation MQIGEYHELKMERATDHGVYLENEEGEEVLLPNKYVPAKWKQGDILKVFVYLDHEERPVATTLEPKIKLDKFEVLECAEVSKFGAFLDWGLEKHLFVPFKEQVVPMQKGESYLVFCYLDLETGRLAASSKVHAFLDNSELTVEPFEQVDLLVSNQTDLGYNVIINQLHLGLVYKDEVFKRLQPGDALKGYIKKIREDHKIDVTLQRPGYRSIEPNADRIMEKLQKSGGFLPLTDKSAPEKIKDQLQMSKKSFKRAAGNLYKQRLIDIKEDGLYLKDQ, from the coding sequence ATGCAAATAGGCGAATATCATGAATTGAAAATGGAAAGGGCCACCGATCATGGTGTTTACCTTGAAAATGAAGAAGGAGAGGAAGTGTTGCTTCCTAATAAATATGTACCAGCGAAATGGAAGCAGGGAGATATTTTAAAGGTATTCGTATATCTCGATCATGAAGAAAGGCCCGTGGCAACTACTCTTGAACCAAAGATCAAACTCGATAAGTTCGAGGTTTTGGAATGCGCTGAAGTGAGCAAATTTGGAGCTTTTTTAGATTGGGGGCTTGAAAAACATCTTTTCGTCCCCTTTAAAGAGCAGGTAGTGCCAATGCAAAAAGGTGAATCTTATCTTGTTTTTTGTTATCTGGACCTCGAAACCGGTCGTTTGGCAGCTTCCTCGAAAGTTCATGCCTTTCTGGACAATTCGGAACTTACTGTAGAGCCATTTGAGCAGGTAGATCTACTGGTAAGCAACCAGACCGATCTTGGCTATAATGTGATCATCAATCAATTGCATTTAGGGCTGGTTTATAAAGATGAAGTTTTTAAACGACTTCAACCGGGAGATGCGCTGAAAGGTTATATCAAAAAAATAAGGGAAGATCATAAAATTGATGTAACACTACAAAGACCCGGTTACCGCAGTATTGAACCCAATGCTGACAGAATTATGGAAAAACTTCAAAAATCTGGAGGTTTTCTTCCTTTAACCGATAAATCGGCACCCGAAAAGATCAAAGATCAGCTGCAAATGAGTAAGAAAAGTTTTAAAAGAGCTGCCGGTAATCTTTACAAGCAACGATTAATAGACATAAAAGAAGATGGTCTTTATCTTAAAGATCAGTAG
- a CDS encoding DUF2853 family protein, translated as MSKLDEKVGKYLDDLKSKVGESDPDIDLLRKITEAAGPVIYKADAETVSASSKEELETVKNNFLKKKLGVTDDAKANEALNQVLEKYGKSNRSKYRVVVYYLLTRHFKKEDIFK; from the coding sequence ATGAGCAAATTAGATGAAAAAGTAGGAAAATATCTGGATGATTTGAAATCGAAAGTAGGAGAGAGCGATCCTGATATTGATCTCCTCCGAAAAATCACAGAAGCAGCCGGGCCGGTCATCTATAAAGCCGATGCTGAGACGGTTTCGGCTTCAAGTAAAGAGGAGCTTGAAACTGTAAAAAATAACTTTCTGAAGAAAAAACTGGGTGTAACTGATGATGCTAAAGCGAATGAAGCTTTAAACCAGGTTCTGGAAAAATATGGCAAATCAAACCGAAGTAAATATAGGGTAGTAGTGTATTACCTGCTTACCAGGCATTTTAAAAAGGAAGATATTTTCAAATAA